The following proteins come from a genomic window of Anopheles ziemanni chromosome 3, idAnoZiCoDA_A2_x.2, whole genome shotgun sequence:
- the LOC131286134 gene encoding cyclin-dependent kinase 1-like, producing the protein MDNFQMIKMVGEGSYGIVYKGRKNTGQIVAIKKIRGAIDGEGIPSTALREISILRELKHPNVVSLEDVVMDESRLFLIFEFLSMDLRTYIDSLPLGKMCDPALVKNYLYQISSAILFCHQRRVLHRDLKPRNLLVNMAGVIKIADFGLARTLVVPVRNYTREIVTLWYRAPEVLLGSYFYSCAVDIWSIGCIFAEMVTRNVLIKGGSEIDQLFRMFRVLGTPTEEIWPGVSSLPNYRSSFPCWTKYNLHMHVPNLDSVGYDLLQKCLEFDPTQRISAKKILQHDYFDGFQHGNLTTD; encoded by the coding sequence ATGGATAACTTTCAAATGATCAAAATGGTCGGTGAAGGCTCCTACGGAATAGTGTACAAGGGACGCAAGAACACCGGTCAGATTGTGGCAATCAAAAAGATCCGAGGTGCGATAGATGGCGAGGGCATACCATCGACCGCCCTTCGAGAGATATCCATCCTGAGGGAGTTGAAGCATCCGAACGTCGTTTCGCTTGAGGACGTGGTGATGGATGAGAGCCGGCTGTTCTTGATCTTCGAATTCCTCTCGATGGACCTGCGGACGTACATCGACAGCCTACCGCTCGGGAAGATGTGTGACCCGGCGCTGGTCAAGAACTACCTGTACCAAATCTCGTCCGCTATCCTATTCTGTCACCAGAGGCGCGTCCTGCATCGGGATCTGAAGCCGCGGAATCTGCTCGTCAACATGGCGGGTGTCATTAAGATAGCCGATTTCGGGCTCGCGCGTACACTCGTCGTTCCGGTGCGCAACTACACGCGCGAAATCGTCACTCTGTGGTACCGAGCGCCGGAAGTGTTGCTGGGTTCATATTTCTACTCATGTGCCGTCGACATCTGGTCGATCGGATGCATCTTCGCCGAGATGGTGACGCGAAATGTGCTGATCAAGGGTGGCTCGGAAATCGATCAGCTGTTCCGCATGTTTCGTGTCCTGGGCACCCCGACCGAGGAGATTTGGCCCGGTGTATCGTCGCTACCGAACTATAGGTCGAGTTTTCCATGCTGGACTAAGTACAATCTCCACATGCATGTGCCGAACCTAGACTCGGTGGGTTATGATCTGCTGCAGAAGTGTCTTGAATTTGATCCCACGCAGCGCATCTCCGCCAAGAAGATTCTCCAGCATGACTACTTCGATGGTTTCCAACATGGTAACCTTACTACCGACTAA